In Balaenoptera musculus isolate JJ_BM4_2016_0621 chromosome 16, mBalMus1.pri.v3, whole genome shotgun sequence, the DNA window GCTTCAGCGCCCGATCAGGGGACGGGTCCTCAGCCCAGGACGGGCTCACTGAGCTCCCAGGAAGGCCCCCCTCCACCGTCACCTGTAGCCTGGTCAGTGTCTGGCTTTCCTCCACTCCCGGAAGCTTTCAAGATCTTGTTGCTGTGTTTGGTGTCCaggatatgcttttttttttttttttttttgtagttacgCTTGGAGTTTATCATGCTTCTAGAATTCGAGACTTGCTTTCTCTCATCAGTTTTGGAAAGTTATCAGCCATTATCTCCTTAAACACTGCATCTGcctcattcttccttcctctccttttggtTTCAAAAGTGCATGTATGTTGGAATGCACAGCTTTGCATAACCAATACGGGCAGGCATTTAAAGGCGTCGTCACCTCCACAAAACTTGTAGTTAACCCGGTGAGGACCCACCCTTTGTGATGAACCCCCTGCTGCAGGCTCCATTCCTCACCTCCCTGGGCTTGCTTCTCGCCGGCCCAGCAGCTCCTGCACGCATCCTCTCGAAGGCTCTCCCGGCTCGGTAGCGTTTCCTGGGATAACTGCGATGAGGGGAAGGACCCTGCGGTGATCAACAGCCTGACTGTGGAAACTGACCCCATTGTCATTCCCGGGAACATGACCATCAGTGCTGAGGTCAGGACCACTGTGGACCTCAAAGATCCTCTGAAGGTGGTATTAACTCTGGAGAAGGAAGTGGCTGGCTTTTGGGTCAAAGTCCCACGTGTGGAGCAACGCGGTAGCTGCACCTACAAGAACTTCTGTAATGTGCTTGAAGTGCTAACTCCCCTTGAGAACCCCTGACCAGAACCCCTGCACACCTATGGGCTTCCCTGAAACTGTCCCTTCAAAGAAGGCACCTACTCACTGCCCAAGTCTGACTTCTTCCTGCCTGACCTAGAGTTGCCCAGCCGGCTCAGCAGTGGGAACTACCGGCCGGAGATCATCCTAAGCAGCAAGGGGAAGCGTCTGGGCTGTGTTGAAATCTCCGCCTCCCTAAAGGGCAAATAAGGTGGCACTTGCCACAGCAGAATGAAGGGGGTGTGAGGAAGGCatcctcttcctctgtcttacGTTGGCCAAGGCCAGATTCTACTCTCTGTCCTTTCTCGAGCCCCTTTCTACAATGATGACACTACCCCGCTGAAAGTCATTTTATGCCACCTACAAAATTTTTAGGCGTGGGCCAGCAGCCCTAACCTAAGGGCGGATGAGCCTGGTGGTTCTTGACAGCCCAGGACATCTACTGGGCCGGCCACGGCATTTTCCTCCTCACCCCCATGGCTTTCTCCCTAAGAACTCAACTCATTTTCTAAACAGTCAAGGAAGGGGGCTAACACGTTTTATGACCCCCCATTCAGACTGACCCAGTCTTGGTCTCCTGAAGTACctttatgatttttctcattgattttgtgtgtgtgtcactgaCCTAAAAGCAGAGTGATAGTGCTAACAGTTTTCATTTTACTCCCACCCCCTCTTACAATGAAGGGTCTGAAGGAGTCGATCTCAGTCTGTTCCTCCATTAACTTCTATGATTTAGTGTTATTTTCTAGACTTGCCCAGTTAACAGTGGGGCACAGTGTATCCTGGAGAGGCAGGGCATGTGATGGGAGAGATATGTGAGAATGCTCTATGTGTTTAAGATAGTCTGCGAACTCAGGTGCCTGCAGGGCAAAGCACAAGACATCAGTAAATGATGAGGGCCACGAGGAACATGCTGTTTCCGGGCACatcttccattttttccttcgTATAACATAACCGATCCGGGGCAGCTGCTGCCCAGTCTCAAGCTGGGGGTATAATCAGGGATGAGGGGACTGGGGTGAGTTGGAAAGGGCACATCTGGTCCATAGGGACAGCTGCTATCTAGCTATAGCCAGTAAGTACCACAGGAGAATGTGGGCCCAGCATTACAAAATActctcaaattttttttcccttgagaagccagaaatccagacTTTTAtatgaaatcaatttttaaatatcgggaaccaattatttttttaaatactgagcaGGCAGAAGGGGCCAAACATACTTGTCACTGGGGAAATCTGGCTGGCTCATGGGTGGCCAGTTGGTGGCCTGGGATGTAAGAACATGCATGCCTTGTCCTTTTAACCTTGAGACAACTCCTCCAGCACTGTTTCTCCCTCCATTGGGCAAAATCCATAGTGCCTGACCCTAGAAGGCTCCTCCGGTGCTTGGGGAGTAGAGGCGGCCTCAGAGCTGTGAACTTGGGGATCACGAGGCTGCCTGCCCTGGCCCTGGAGCTCTGTCAGGGTGAGTGGGGCAGAGGCTGAAGGGGTGGGCCCGCCAGCAGCCACTCTGTGGAGCAGGGGTCCAGCGAAGAGAGGTAGACTCATGTCAGGTGCCTGGGTTTGTTCACTATCCTGTCCTCTCATGACAACTTAATCACCCGTGACCAGCCCCGTGTTCTGGGCTCACATGAAGGCTGGAATGGTAATAAATCTTTTTAacctgaaaaaaaggaaaaaagtgcgTGTATGTTCGACCTTTCATAGGGTCCCCCATGACCCCCTGCAGCCTGTTCTGCACGCtctgtcttttttccctctggtcTTCAGAAGAAGACCTTCCAGGTTACTAATGCTTTCTGTCTATCTAATCTGTTTTCTAATGTGtttttttagttctagaatttccatctGGCTCCTCTCACAGTTTTCCCATTCTCTATCAAATTCTCAAATTTGTTTGATTCCTATGCACATGTACAAGCTCCTACCTGGTCTGTCAGTGATGCCCTTCTTCTCTCGTAttgatctctctctctgttctgccaAGACTGGATTGTTTTATCACCATGGCTTCTGCAACATCTTAATATCTGGCACAGTGAATCCCTCTTCTTTGAGCTGCTTTTTCAAAATTAGTTATATTTgacctttatttttctgtatggacTTTAGAAACCCTTGGgttctgtattagtttgcttgggctgccgTAACCAAGTACCACAGGCTGGACGGCTGATATgccagaaattcattttctcacaattctggaggctggaagtctgagataaaGTGTCACCAGGGTTGGTTTCACGGGGGCCACTGTCCTTGGCTTGTAATCAGCCATCTGCCCCCTGCATCCTCACGTGGTCATCCCTGGGTGCATGTCTGTGACctgatctcttcttataaggacaccagtcatattgggtcAGGaccaccctgatgacctcattttaccttaatcacccCTGTAAagacccatctccaaatacagtcacattctcagGTGCTGGGGACAGGAATGAAtggtggggacacaattcagtcaataacagtttcctttaaaaactctGTGGAGATTCTTATTGGAATTTCACCAAGTTTATGGGTTAACTGTGGAGAAGGGTCACTCAAGGTATCGACCTGTGCTGTCCTTGTTTCTCCCCCGTTTATGCAGGTCTTCTTTTATGTTGCTTaatgacttttctcttttttttgccaCAGAGATTCTTTGCATTGTGGGAGGTTATTTATGGAGTTGGTTGTTACTGTgcatggcattttattttatattttcagggtttttttctttctttctttctttttttagagaaccactgttaattttttcttcatttttttttttttttggctgcgccgtgcggcttgtgggatcttagttccccgaccagggacgaCGGGACCCAGTCCCtccttcggcagtgaaagcacgcagtcctaaccattggaccaccagggaattccctattttatattttctagctaTTTCTTGTTCTGGTAGAGAAATTCTATTTTATCAACCCTAAGACACACACATGGCTGCAGTCACAGAATATCCAGATAGCAATCGCTTGAACCAACAGGGACAAGCGGTCAGGCCATGGGCAGTACAGGGCCAGCAGAGCAGCACCGCTGAGTGTCCAGGACCCAGGGCgctcctccccaccttccacccACCCACTAGCCTTGGTGTCCAGCCTGCAGTCTTCAGATGGCAGCGGCAACTCCCAGCACCAAGTCCACAGTCCAGCCTGgcggaaggggagggggagagcatGCCCTCTTTCGGGGGAGCAAAACCCCCCGGGCACCCTCAGAGCACACCCTGTCGCAGGCTTCGTCGGCTCTGCCTAGTCGTTGGCTCCCCAGCTGCAGGGGGTGGTAAGCAGTTGAATTGCAGAGCCTGTGGCTTCTCCAGTGCATGGCTGTCTCCTGGTCGCAGGCCGGACTTCACTCTGATcaacagaagtggtgagagtaggaagcttttcttgttcatattttttaaggGAACACATTTAAAGGTTctccattaagtatgatgtctGCTGAGGGATTTTTTGAAATACAGCCTTAATCGagttaaaaaattcatttcaacGACTAGTTTTCTTGGCATTTTTCCCCACCAATGAGTGTTGATGGAAATCAAACACTTGACAATGGCGATCATATTACAGTATGTAAATGTACCAAATCAACACGTTGGACACCTTAAATTTACAACATGTTACATgtcatatatatttcaatttaaaaaactaaaaaaaataacatttaaaaattaagaaatggctCTCTTTTGCTCAGGCCCGTGGCATGTGTTCATCCTGCCGGGAAGCTCCGTAGCCGCTGACAAGACCAGAAGTGACCTGATAAACAGTACAAGAAAGCACAGCCCAGAGGGCCAGCCCTTATGGAGGCGCTTCTCATGCAGAGGGAACTGTGCTCGAAAACGTAGGGGTTGAAGCCAAACAGCCAAATTCTGCCATAGGGAAGTGTGTCAGGGTTCAGTTAATGAAGAATCGCCAAAAAATCACAGCCTTTGTACCCAGTGATGGTTGTTTGAACTTTATTGAGGAAAATGATGACGTTCTGGTCGCTGGATTTGGTCGCAAAGGTCATGCTGTTGGCGACATTCCTGGAGTCGTCTTGTAGGTCGTCAAAGTAGCCAATGTCTCTCTTTTGGCCTTAACGCAAAGGTTAGAAGAAAGGACCAAGATCATAAGTTTTGATGGTGACGGCACGATAGTAATACATTTTCACGTgcaaaaaacaccccaaaaaacaaaaaaaaaaaaaattaaggaatgaaATGCTTTGTCTTCTCCTGAGAAAATCGTGAGCGTTCTTCTCCCTTGGTGCAGCAGTGAGTAAAGTACGTCCGCGTACTCGACAATGTTGAAACCGCCTGGACCCGAGTGGTGCTGACCTGCTTTTGATGTACTGTTGGGCTCAgtggctaatattttatttagatttttcatgttgatatttaaacataaaatagtctaaatatttttctgtgcttcccttatatattttaagagaaaaggtTTAGGGTCTCATAAAAGGGTTAATTAAGCCTCAACCCGTGGCTCTTCTTACGTGGTGCCCTTggttctccttctctctcctccgaACAACTATCTGTCAGACTCAGAGCCCAAAACTGTGCCCTTTCTCTCATATTTGCCATCTGTTTGCTGTTCATCCGGAGAAATTTCCTTAACTTTATAATTCAATTCTCCTGGTTGCTTTTCAGAGGTTCTTTCTTAGCCTCGACCTTTGTCACAGCATCCTGTTCTTATATAAATAGTATCCCCCTCAGCTTTTCTGAGCCTATGAATTggagtattttttgtttgtttcttaggtTTTCTTCTAATTCCTCAAACTTCTTgagccttctttttttcccccatttctttACCTTGGTCTTTCTCTGTTGTGTTGCAGACTTTCTGTCTTCGAATGCCTGATAAATGCTGTTTGCTGTTCATACTTTAAAACGAAGCGGTGGGAAGGCTGCCTGGACGTTCCCTGTGTTCGGCGGACCCTTGAGAATGAGGCGGCAGGGACAGGCCATCGGGCTGGGGACCCTCTAAGTGCAGGTGACGGAAAGCACTCATCCAGAGAAGGTCCACGGCGTCAGCCGTGGCGCTGCCTGACCCGGGAGGTCGAGGGGGCACAGGGCCCGCCTCACTTGCCCTCGGGCTCCATGCGAAGGCTCCACGCGGGTGACGGGTCCTCGCATGCAACGGCTCCAGGCTCAGCCTCCCGCGGAAGGAGAGCGGCCTCTCTCAGCAGCTCAGAGCACGGCCAGGAGCCCTACACTGGGAAGCAGGTCCACGTGGCCAGGGAGAGCCACAGGGCATGCCACATCCCCTCACCAgaccaggggagggggcagtcaCAGTCAGACCCCCATGGGCCGAGCATAAGAGAGGGCTGGCTCCCCAGGGCACACACATGGATGCTTTGACCGGAACAGGGAAAGGACGCTGAGAGGCCAAAGCGGCAGCTGTCCCCAGCAGGTCCCACACCGCGCCGGGGCTTCCAGGTGCTTCCTGACCCCGTCAGAGAAACGCCCTTGTTTCCTTGGGGTGAGCAACATGCTGGGGGCCGTTCTGTGCGTaggaccggggtgggggggctcGACCAGAGAATGCAAACCTTGGACGAACCCCCATTGCCGTCCCCACCCCTCCCGCCATCCGTCACCACAGCAGCCCGATCCCTGAGGCTGGGCGGGAGGCTCTCTCCTCTGCCGCTGCCCCTCTGGCCCAGGTGGCATTTGAAACCCACAGGCCCTGAGATTGCCCAGGAGAACGTGTGGAGCGGCGGTGCTGAGACTCCAGGGACCACGAGGGTCTGATGGAAGCTGAGAGATCGAATCACATAACAACCCTCTGAAGTTCAGGAGGTCCCTGTGCCCACCCTCGACACCATCAAGAGGGCCTGGTGTCCCCAGGTGGAGTGGCTGGGGTGAAGGCCTAGAGTCAGTGGGTGGAGGGGAAGAGATTCCAGAGGACAAACCAACCTTGGAAAGCAAGACAGCACCATTTCAGACGTGGTCCCAGAGTCCAATCCGGCCGGGACTGGGGAGGACCGCTGGCTTGAGCAGTCGGGTTACCGGTGGTGGGGCTACCCGAGGACCCCGAACAGTGGGCACTGAAGGGCGGGAGGAGGGGGGCCCTCTGGGACTCGGACACCATGGGGCCCTGGAGAGCCGTCCTCCCCTCTCTGTGCACCGCGGTCAGGAGCTCAGGGTCCGACGTCGCGTTCTGTGGTCCCTGTGTCTGGGACACACCCACCCCGGGAAGGATGGAAATGAAGAAcgggagagggtggggtgggagaggttAGGGTTTGGggcgggtggggtgggatggagtgTGGGAAGGTGGCGGTGTGCGCACCGGGTGCTGAAGACAGCGGGGCAGACGGTCCTGTCGACAGATAGGAcggggtggcggggaggggggacggGGGCCGCTAGGACGGGGTGCTGGGCAGCGAGAGGGGCTGCGCCTCCGAGCGCCTGCCTTTATCTCCTCCCTTCCGTCTCCCGGGGGATGCGCCTCCGCGTCTGCCCACCCCCAAGCCTAGGGCGGAGGCCTCACGCAAAAGCCAGGCTCCGCGGTCGGCGCTTGGCGCTCGGCGCCCCGTGCAGTCTCCGCCGCAGCTCCTTCCTTCCCGCTCGGCAGCGGTCCCTGGAGCGGCCGCCGCGGTTCCGAGCGAGGCCCGTGGCTGGTAAGGCCGGGCGGCGGAATGTGGGCGCGCACCGGGCGGCTGGGGCTGGCGCCCGCCGGGCTAGAAATGAAGACGCAGCGAGGGGCCGACAGGGCCCGGGCGGAGGGTGGAGCCGCCGGCAGGTGGTCGCGTCTCGGTGCCCCGGCCCAGCAGCTGAGCCAGGCGGTGGGTGAGGGCTGGAGCGCGAGGCAGAAGCGGGCGGGAGGCGACCCTAAGCTGGGTCCGGGCCTGCGGCGGTGGGGCGGGGTCCGCACAGTGTGACCAGCCCGCGAGGCCCGAACCGGCTCTGGCCCCGCGCAGCCCCggaaggggctgggagggccGGGCCGAGTCTCACCGTTGGTCCCTTCTCCAGACCCCGATCTGCTTCCTTGGGGGCCCTCGGTCCCTGAGACCCCAGGGTGGCCTCCGGTCCTGCCGAGCCCTGGAGGCCTGAGTCGGCCCTTCCAGAGCAGCCCAGAATAcggagccccctccccaggcctgagcGCCCCCCGCCCACCGGAGGATGCTCAGCACCGCCCATCCTTTGCCCCcactccacccacccccccacaagCACAGAATAACCCGCAGGTGCAGAACCCTCTCACCCCCTCCCGCCCCTTCCCAGTTACTGAGCAAGAGCCCACGCCCTCCCCAGGCCTGAGTCCCTAATCCTCCGGCATTAAAACCCCCTCCTCTCAGCCCACGCCAGCCTGGGCGGGTAGTGCTCCAAGGTGCTGGGGCCCCATGTACCACCAAATGCTGAGCCCCTGTCCCCAGGCCCCGGGCGCCCTGGGCCTCGCGGAAGCTGAGGTCCCTTCCTCCGTCCTCCCGCAGGTTTCGCTCCACGAAGATGAACTGGACTGCCGCCGCGTGCTGGGCTCTGCTGCTAGCGGCCACCTTCCTCTGCGACAGCGGCGCAGCCAAGGGCGGCCGTGGCGGGGCTCGCGGCAGCGCCCGGGGCGGGCTGCGCGGGGGCGCGCGCGGGGCCTCGAGGGTGCGCGTGAGGCCTGCGCCCCGCTACGCCGGCTCCTCGCTGCGCGTGGCCGCGGGAGCGGCGGCAGGGGCAGCGGCGGGGGCAGCCGCGGGCCTGGCGGCGGGCTCGAGCTGGAGGAGGGCCGCGGGGCCCTGGGAGCATGGCCCGGAGGACGACGAGGACGGCGCACCCGGCGGCAACGGAACGAACCGAAGCGTCTACAGCTACCGGGCGTGGACTTCGGGCGCGGGGCCCACGGGCGACCCTCACCTCTGCCTGCTGCTGGGCGGCGCCCTGGGCGCCCTGGGGCTGCTGCGGCCCTAGGCCGGGCTGGGCTCGGGGGCCAGATCTGCCCCCAGCCCGCGCCCGCCCCGCGGGCCACGGCAGAGGCTGCCCAGCACTGAGCGCCCCTTGCCTCCACTGCCCAAGGCCTCTGAGCCCAGAGGAGCTGCGTGGCCAACTCCCGACAGTCCAGCAGCCTCTCCTCCTGTGACCCAGAGGCACCTCCTGTTCCCCCTCCTGCCTgatcccctccccagcctccgcACCTCCCACCCTACCAGGGGCCCAGTGGCCCACCAGCTCCAGGATGCCCTGCCTGCCACTTGGAGGTGAGGGTCCTCCCCAGCCGGAAAGGCAGGTGTCCTGAGGCTCCTGCACCGTCCTGGCCAGCTGACCCCCACTCTACAAGCTGTTCAGGCCACTCGAGCTCCCCTGACCCCACCTGGACACTTGAGCGGTGTGGACAGTGCCGACCACCAGGCAGAGAGGTGGGCCCTCAGGCTGGGCTGGCTCTCCCACAGCCCTGAGGACGTGGTGGCCTCGCCCCCAGAAACAGCCCCAGTGGACCAAAGGCCTTGAGGATTCGGGGGAGAGGAGAGGTTTCCCTCGCAGGCTGCAGTGTGCTGCCTGCCTGTCCAGAAAGGAAGGGGGCCACATCTGTGGATTAGTGAGCCCAGACGTGGCCCCGTGGTTCTCCAGATGGCTCCCAGGATACCCTCGCCCACAGGAACTGCCCACGCCTTGCCCCTGCCCTCGGGCCCAGGGCCCGTGTCCCCCTCTGGGCAGACGCTTTGCGAGACCCGCCGCCAGGGACTCCCTTAAAGCCACTTTGCTCTGACTTGAAACAAGTCACATAACTCTTCTTGGACCtattttggaagagaaaaaaaatctgtttaaactTCAAGAGCGTTCCATTAGCTCTGAGCTCCAGGTCCACGTTCCGGGATAAGAGCCCCGCCTGCACTCGGGGACGGCAGCTGTGGCAGGCAGCCCCTCGGAAGCTGAGGGCGAGGTGGACAGGAGGAGCCGGGGCTCCAGTCAGACCCACGGCCGGCATGGCCACAAGGCAGGGCCCAGCACCCAGCAAGTACCACCAGATGTGAGGGCACCTGTCCAGCAGAAGAAAGCCCAGGAGAAGCTGAGCTTCTGCCACACCCCGAGGGCTGTCACAACGAGGCCAGAGCGGCCTCTGAAGAAACCACAGGGTGCGTCCTGACAAGGGTTTGCCGCTGGCACCCAACACCCGCGCGGAAGGCCAGCCTTTCCTCTCTCAGGTGCCTTTCCCTCAAGCCGCCAGCCTGGTCCGCTGGCCATGATCTCAGCCTGGGGCCCCAGCTCTTTCACATGTCCTCTGGCTTGGATGGCCTCTTGTCCCTCAGAAGGACGACTCCGGGGCCTGGCTTCCGGCTCAGGCTCTCCTGCACTCAGCAGGGGCCTCCCCGGCAGGGCTGCCTCCACAATCTGCCCTCGCCCGCCCCTGGGCTGCAGGGCCTTTGGGCTCACCTGATGGACGCCAGTGCCAAGACCAGCATCTCCCAGGAGCCGTGCCACCTCTGCTCTCCCACAGCTGGCACTCGGCTCTGATTACAGTGAAGGTCTCCAGATTATCCGTGGGACCTGGACCAAGCACTTTCCTCCAAAGACCCAGGCGCTCTGCTGCAGGACGCAGCTCCCTGCAGCCTCCTGTGTCCACACTGCCAGCTTTCTTGGGTGCGGCGCCCAGATGCCCTCCGTCCTCCCAGACGAAGCTCGATGCTCCCAAAGACCAACAGGTCATGGCCAAGCCCTGGCCGGGGCCTCAGAGGCAGCGTGACCGTTTGAAAATCTTGAACAGGGGGACCCATCAGGGCGGCCCCTTGGTTGACTCAGTTCTCCCTGATGGGCCCGGCCAGGCTGTGCTCAGCCTCAGAGACCCACCCGGACCTGGACCGTGGCAGGCCCGGACCTTCACGTGCCTCTGTAGCGTGAGCCGCCAGCGCACTCGGGACGTGATGGAAACACCACTCTCGTCAAGCTGTTCCACACACCAGCCCGACTCCAGGGGCATCTGGCGTCTGGCACAGCCGCGAGTCTCTGAATGCTTCCCACCCCTACGGGTCAGGGTTCCGGCAGGAGGCAGGTGGGTGTCTCCGGAGACTTGGCAGGTGTGCTGGGTGTGGGGCAGCCACACGGGGCGGCAGGCCCTAGAGGGGCGCCTACAGGAAGGCGGCCGCGCCACCACCGGCGACAGAAGGGCCGCGGCTGCTGACCAGGTgcagcctgccccacccccactgccctgccccccccgccccccggcctcTCCAGAGCACAAGCTGGTGGTCATGTTCCTGCACCCCTTCCGGTGCGATCACAACAATGCTGGGCACCGCCTCCGGGAAAAAGTCCTGCTGTCTCATTAGCTGGAAGGTGCTCGGAGGCGGTGGGGAGGCCCGGGGTCTCCGCTGACCACACCGGCCTGTGTGCGGCTGGGCTGTGAGCAGAGCGGCCCCGGCCACCGAGGGGACAGGTGGTCCTTGGGTTCTGCCACGGCTACTTGGGACCTCTTGTCCGCGTGTGTGCACGTTTTAGTAGTGAAATAAACACTCTGCTGCCAATGAGACTGTTTCTTATTGCAGGACCCAGGACTCCGTGTCGGGAATCTTACACAAGAGCCTTGGGTACTAAGTGGTTCACGTTCCGTTTTTCCTTGGTGAGGGGCCCAAGGGGCTGCACAGGTGCACAACGAAAGGGCCAACCACAGAAGTAGgccttttaattttaagattacAGTTTACACTTTCAACTCCTTCTGAGAAAACACCAGCTTCTCCTCAAGAGAATATTTAAGAGATACTGAACATGAGTGAGTTTCCTCCCCAGGCCAGGCACCCAGGGACGTCCACTGCCCTGATGTCCACACCCAGGCTCAGTCCCCTGTAACCAGGGGCTGGGCTGTGGAGCGGCAGGAGGGCACGGCCTCCTCCCTAGAGCAGAGACCGGGGAGTATACAGTGACCAGCAAGGAGCCTGTGGCCAGGGGACTCCTGGGCGTCCACCCCCTGGCCGTGGAGCCAAGGGCAGGGGCGCGAGACCCTCCTGCTGGACTAGCTCAGggctccactgcaggggggcccTGCAGGAGGTCCTGGTCCAGCATCACGGGGCCCAGCACCCCGCTGCGGAAGGCCCGCAGGAAGTCTCGGGCGGCCGCAGGGTAGTTGGGCTGGACGACGTTGACGTCACCTGGGGAAGCAGGAGGGCCCAGTAAGGATGGAGCCCCACTCGGGAGCTCTAGCCCACCCGCCTCAGGCCCGTTCAGGTGGGCGCCTGCGCTGCACATTCGGGAagctggagcctccagaagccaCGGGAAGAGGGGTGGGCCGCCCCGCACACCCTGCCCTGAGCCCGGACCGAGAGCCCCTCCCCCCAGAAGCTCcgccccgggccccgccccctgAGCCCGCCTGGGGCCGCCAGGTCTCACCAGTGCCCGTCAGCACCTTCACCTTCTGGGTCTTCCTCAGCTTCACGGCCACACGCTTTAGCACGCTGGCGATGTCGTCGCAGGCCTCACCCAGGCCGTAGTGCTGCACGTACCTGCACATAGGGCGACAGTCAGCAGCTCTACCAATGACCCCTCGTGGGTGCGGGTGACCGCCATGCGGACCTGGGGGCCTCATCGACACCTGCCTTCCGCGTGGCCACGACCAGCTGCCCGAGACCCGCTCCCCCACTGGGGCCCTGGGCGCGGCGGCCAGAATGGCTGCAGCTCCCAGCGGTGTCATCCGCTGGCCCTGAGCTGGCCCGGGTCCCACGATGGCAGCCCGGCCACCGGCACACAGTTTGCTGCCGAGGCTGCATTGGTGCCTCCAGGCGGCTGGCCGGAGACGGACGGCGGTTTTCCTCACTGACACGTGCTCTGGGCCTGGGGGGAAGAGCCAGCACGGGATGGGCGCGGCACATCAGAGGCTGAGCGGCCAAAGGAGACCAGTGTCTTCCACGGACACGTGCCTCTCTGAGCCCCGGGGCCAGGACCCCTGGACCAGCACCTGCGCTGGCCCCTCCCCCTCACCGCCCGccgggcaggcagggctgggatgtGAACTGCAGCTGCAGAGTGGGGGAGGCCGGACGGGCCTCAGGCCTCGCGCCGGGACCCCACGTGAGCATCGGAGCCGGTCTCGGGGACGACAATCCTGAGGAATGCGCGTCCAAAATCAAACCTCCCGGAGCAGCAGCTGCATGGGCCCCTCTGTCCCCAAGAGACCGAAGGCAAGGAAGACTCCCACCCACACACAACCAAGACCTGCCACCCGCAGGAAGTCGGCTGTCACACTTCCCAGAAACACCGAGGACAGCGGAGGTCCAAACTGAATGCCTCGAACATCAAGCAAAACATGACATTTCAAATTCtacttccaggacttccctggcggtccaggggttaagactccgtgcttccagtgcagggggcacgggttcaatccctgactggggaaccaagatcccacatgcttagtcacgtgcagccaaaaaaaaccaaaaaccaaaaaacaaagaaaacacatatGTCAAATTCCacttccatgcaaatggaagggACTGGGTCTACTCGCCATCtgaaataacaaaaaaggaagaaacaaccaaaaattcacaaaacaatggttttcaaggcACCAGACATCAGGCCACGAAGAGTGTAGCTATGGGAAGGAGGAGCGCAGGGAGGGGCCCCGGAGAGCCCGGAGTGGAGAGACGGCGCTGGGGACCAGGGCAGCTGCCGGCTGCAGGCGAGTCAGACAGGGCAGAGCTGC includes these proteins:
- the SPRN gene encoding shadow of prion protein; this translates as MNWTAAACWALLLAATFLCDSGAAKGGRGGARGSARGGLRGGARGASRVRVRPAPRYAGSSLRVAAGAAAGAAAGAAAGLAAGSSWRRAAGPWEHGPEDDEDGAPGGNGTNRSVYSYRAWTSGAGPTGDPHLCLLLGGALGALGLLRP